In Vanessa atalanta chromosome 29, ilVanAtal1.2, whole genome shotgun sequence, a genomic segment contains:
- the LOC125075034 gene encoding probable multidrug resistance-associated protein lethal(2)03659, with product MDPGYFDTERKQNPRERANILSKICFWYTRPIFMKGRKGQLSISDMYRCTPGHRAAPRGDVMGEQWKQELGKQSKGEVPSLLTAIYKIYGLKFVVFNLIFAVIDCCIRLSIPMCLEGLINYFSPSHSGVKDYEAYLYAVGLVGFMAINASMMHPMLLLLLDMAMKIRVACCSLIYRKLLRLDLSSGGKATEGLAGHVINLLTTDAQRFDMASLFMVDLVRTPIESVIIVYLMYRQIGVATLIGVAFLLMFIPLQGYLGKVSSRFRHQTAIRTDNRIRLMNEVIQSIEAIKMSAWENAFAGIIGEARRKEMNVIKKMSWLRAVMISCVKLNTKVAIFLSIISFISFKNDLTAAKVFVIFSYYDILKYSLVDFLPLAITFTLEAYVSVKRIQEFLLLPEVNNQDGVDLVKIDEKSQPVNGVFEKIGNGQQTYIKSDSNLDQTKPAVLISLKNYSAHWKNSEKEGDMALALGDINLNIKPESLTTVVGTVGSGKSTLLSAILREITPTSGHLSINGVVAYAAQDPWLFEASVRQNILFGQELDLRRYKQVIKCCQLKSDLDILPHGDKTVVGERGASLSGGQRARISLARCVYQQADVYLLDDPLAAVDAKVAQAIYEDCIRGFLREKGTLLVTHHVQYAQRADNVCVMRAGRIVAQGTYHELKNGVAEFEKLIEMTEKVEEEKQKKKYEKQESLENNQKLRSQRSMSEASQLSFNMDLDNNLDPKYEGESQKKGSVDFSVYLGYIKSGHGSLTLFLLCALFILAQVFYSSTDIWLKEWVNMEEANSAYNIARRNATTNETAPPLNFEDLPSNQFHLTRAQCVYIYAGLIGICMFFTWNKLLVFYNTCIKASVALHDNMFRGVTNAPMWFFHHNPSGRILNRFSKDMGQVDTLLPVALVDCVGFFLEVIAILVVVCLVNWWLLLPTAVVAVLLHLLRLLFLKTSRELKRIEAIARSQSLNHAAATVTGLPTIRSTREQQRTLAQEFDKLQDLHSSSWALVLSTNRAFGFWMDMVCCLYLATVTFSFFLFVGEETLGGNVGLAITQVIGLVGMCQYGMRQTAEVENQMTSVERILEYTNLPPEKPVEPDMKALKTEHPNLDFDTWPNTGEIIFENVSLEYEKTPKKEQPLEFGVKLEEPAYAIRDVSFRIRPGEKVAVVGRTGAGKSSLIAALFRLSKTSGRVLVDGVSAQQAGLRHWRSRLCALPQRPALFAASLRDNLDPERLHPDAQLHAALDEVELRAWCGAQAGGLAARLGDGGGALSAGQRQLLCLARALLARRAVLVLDEATANVDAETDKHIQTTIRTKFADSTVLTIAHRLNTVMDYDRVIVMDKGRIVESGHPFELLTQSSQQAKPEAQPRRAILTKSQAPLAIPENFRHDETDSLALGRDRVRTYSNRSEMSEQDGAGGVFKSLVEQTGQETAAMLYKMAEESYNEFLKKKQS from the exons ATGGATCCCGGCTATTTCGACACGGAGAGGAAGCAGAACCCGCGCGAGAGGGCTAACATATTatcgaaaatatgtttttg GTACACTCGTCCAATTTTCATGAAAGGACGAAAAGGTCAGCTCAGCATATCAGACATGTACAG ATGTACGCCCGGCCATCGGGCAGCACCTCGGGGCGACGTTATGGGTGAGCAATGGAAGCAGGAATTAGGGAAACAAA gtaaagGAGAAGTGCCTTCACTACTTACTGCCATATACAAGATATACGGACTTAAGTTCGtcgtgtttaatttaatattcgctGTTATTGATTGTTGTATAAG ATTATCGATACCGATGTGCCTTGAGGGTTTGATCAATTATTTTTCTCCCTCACACTCTGGAGTTAAGGATTACGAGGCTTATTTATACGCTGTGGGTCTGGTCGG CTTCATGGCAATAAATGCGAGTATGATGCATCCGATGTTATTGTTGCTACTGGACATGGCTATGAAGATCAGGGTGGCGTGTTGCTCGCTCATATACAGAAAG CTCCTTCGTCTAGATCTGTCCTCAGGAGGTAAAGCCACTGAGGGTCTGGCTGGTCACGTTATCAACTTACTAACTACGGACGCGCAGAGGTTCGACATGGCGAGCTTGTTCATGGTCGACCTGGTCCGGACTCCGATCGAGAGTGTTATTATCGTATACCTGATGTACAGACAGATAGGGGTAGCTACTCTAATTGGAGTAGCTTTCCTTCTGATGTTCATACCTCTACAGG GTTATCTCGGCAAAGTTTCGTCAAGATTCCGTCATCAGACCGCGATCAGGACGGACAACCGCATCAGGTTGATGAACGAAGTTATCCAAAGCATAGAAGCCATCAAAATGTCCGCGTGGGAGAACGCCTTCGCTGGAATCATTGGCGAAGCGAGGAG GAAAGAAATGAATGTTATAAAGAAAATGTCGTGGCTGCGAGCCGTAATGATATCGTGCGTCAAATTGAACACAAAAGTTGCCATATTTCTGAGTATAATATCATTCATATCGTTTAAAAACGACCTCACAGCCGCCAAAGTGTTCGTTATATTTTCGTACTACGATATACTAAAGTATTCGCTCGTGGACTTCCTCCCCCTCGCGATAACCTTCACGCTGGAGGCGTACGTCAGCGTCAAGAGGATACAAGAGTTCCTGTTGCTGCCGGAAGTGAATAACCAAGATGGCGTCGATTTGGTGAAAATCGATGAGAAGAGTCAACCCGTGAACGGGGTGTTCGAGAAAATCGGTAACGG CCAACAAACGTATATAAAATCAGACTCGAACCTGGATCAAACGAAGCCAGCCGTTCTGATCAGCCTGAAGAACTACTCGGCCCATTGGAAGAACAGTGAAAAGGAAGGCGACATGGCCCTTGCCCTGGGCGATATCAACTTAAAT aTAAAACCAGAATCTCTGACGACGGTAGTCGGAACTGTAGGTTCGGGGAAGAGCACATTGCTTTCAGCGATACTCCGTGAAATCACCCCCACCAGTGGTCACCTGTCCATTAACGGCGTGGTTGCGTACGCGGCACAGGATCCATGGCTCTTCGAAGCATCG GTTCGGCAAAACATACTCTTCGGTCAAGAGCTGGATCTTCGAAGGTACAAGCAAGTTATCAAATGCTGCCAGCTGAAGAGCGatctggatattctaccgcacGGGGACAAGACCGTCGTCGGGGAGAGGG GAGCGTCTCTGTCTGGTGGGCAACGTGCCAGGATATCACTGGCGCGCTGCGTGTACCAGCAGGCTGATGTGTATCTGCTGGATGATCCTCTAGCTGCTGTCGATGCCAAG GTGGCGCAGGCGATCTACGAGGACTGCATCCGCGGCTTCCTGCGCGAGAAGGGCACGCTGCTCGTGACGCACCACGTGCAGTACGCGCAGCGCGCCGACAACGTGTGCGTCATGCGCGCCGGACGG ATAGTCGCTCAAGGGACGTACCACGAGCTGAAGAACGGAGTCGCGGAGTTTGAAAAGCTGATTGAGATGACGGAGAAGGTCGAGGAAGAAAAGCAGAAGAAGAAATATGAGAAGCAGGAGAGTTTG GAAAACAACCAGAAGCTACGTTCGCAACGATCAATGTCGGAGGCCTCCCAATTGTCATTCAATATGGATCTCGATAACAATTTGGACCCAAAATACGAAG GTGAAAGTCAAAAGAAGGGTTCCGTGGACTTCAGCGTGTATTTGGGATACATAAAGAGCGGTCACGGCTCTCTGACGCTGTTCCTGCTCTGTGCGCTCTTTATCCTGGCGCAAGTGTTCTATTCTTCCACGGATATATGGCTCAAGGAGTG GGTGAATATGGAGGAAGCGAACAGCGCTTACAACATCGCCAGGCGGAACGCGACGACGAACGAGACCGCTCCACCTT TGAACTTCGAAGACCTGCCCTCGAACCAGTTCCACCTGACGCGTGCCCAGTGCGTGTACATATACGCTGGGTTGATTGGGATATGTATGTTCTTCACCTGGAACAAACTGCTGGTCTTCTACAACACGTGCATAAAAGCGTCCGTGGCGCTGCACGACAATATGTTCAG GGGTGTAACAAACGCGCCGATGTGGTTCTTCCACCACAACCCTTCCGGTCGTATCCTGAACCGTTTCTCGAAGGACATGGGTCAGGTCGACACCTTGTTGCCCGTGGCTTTAGTCGACTGCGTCGGA TTCTTCCTAGAAGTGATCGCGATCCTGGTAGTCGTTTGCCTCGTCAACTGGTGGCTGCTGCTGCCAACTGCCGTGGTCGCGGTGCTTCTGCATCTTCTACGTCTGCTGTTCCTCAAAACCAGTCGCGAGTTGAAGAGAATCGAAGCTATTG CGCGCAGCCAGAGCCTGAACCACGCGGCGGCGACGGTGACGGGGCTGCCCACCATCCGCTCCACGCGCGAGCAGCAGCGCACGCTGGCGCAGGAGTTCGACAAGCTGCAGGACCTGCACAGCTCGTCCTGGGCGCTCGTGCTGAGCACCAACCGCGCCTTCGGCTTCTGGATGGACATGGTCTGCTGCTTGTACCTCGCCACCGTTACGTTCAGCTTCTTCCTCTTCGTCGGCGAAG AAACTTTGGGTGGGAACGTCGGTCTGGCGATCACTCAAGTGATCGGTCTGGTCGGCATGTGTCAGTACGGGATGAGGCAGACTGCTGAAGTCGAGAACCAGATGACGTCA GTGGAAAGAATATTGGAATACACGAACCTACCACCAGAGAAGCCAGTGGAACCGGACATGAAGGCGTTGAAGACGGAACACCCGAACTTGGACTTCGATACTTGGCCAAACACAG GCGAAATAATCTTCGAAAATGTGTCGTTGGAATACGAAAAAACGCCCAAGAAGGAGCAGCCGCTAGAATTCGGGGTGAAGCTCGAGGAGCCGGCGTATGCGATACGTGATGTCAGCTTCCGCATTCGTCCCGGGGAGAAGGTGGCGGTGGTGGGGAGGACGGGAGCAGGAAAGAGCTCGCTCATCGCCGCTCTGTTCAG ACTGAGCAAGACATCGGGCCGCGTGCTGGTGGACGGCGTGAGCGCCCAGCAGGCGGGGCTGCGCCACTGGCGCTCCCGGCTGTGCGCGCTGCCGCAGAGACCCGCGCTGTTCGCGGCCTCGCTGCGGGACAACCTGGACCCCGAGCGCCTGCACCCCGACGCGCAGCTGCACGCCGCGCTGGACGAG GTGGAGCTGCGCGCGTGGTGCGGCGCGCAGGCGGGCGGGCTGGCGGCGCGGCTGGGCGACGGCGGCGGCGCGCTGTCGGCGGGGCAGCGCCAGCTGCTGTGCCTGGCGCGCGCGCTGCTGGCGCGCCGCGCCGTGCTCGTGCTGGACGAGGCCACCGCCAACGTCGACGCCGA GACAGACAAACACATCCAGACGACGATCAGGACGAAGTTCGCGGACTCGACCGTGCTCACGATCGCGCACAGACTGAACACCGTGATGGACTACGATCGAGTCATCGTTATGGACaa AGGCCGAATCGTTGAATCCGGTCATCCCTTCGAGTTGTTGACTCAGTCGAGTCAGCAAGCGAAGCCGGAGGCGCAGCCGAGACGAGCCATACTCACCAAGAGTCAG GCTCCGCTCGCGATACCGGAGAACTTCCGGCACGACGAGACCGACTCGCTGGCGCTCGGCAGGGACCGCGTGCGCACGTACTCCAACAG GTCTGAGATGAGCGAGCAGGACGGCGCTGGAGGTGTATTCAAGTCGCTCGTGGAGCAAACGGGACAGGAGACCGCCGCCATGTTGTACAAAATGGCGGAAGAG AGCTACAATGAATTCCTAAAGAAGAAACAGTCATAG